A single window of Streptomyces xanthii DNA harbors:
- the modA gene encoding molybdate ABC transporter substrate-binding protein, with product MARSARRTRRTLTLAGLGAAALLTLSACGSAEPSGASDEGNASASSGGKVSGTVNVFAAASLKESFTTLGKQFEKEHPGTHVTFNFGGSDSLAAGINSGAPADVFAAASPKTMKIVTDAEGTAAAPETFVRNQLEIATLPGNPHKVSSLKDLTGDGLKVVLCDKAVPCGAAAQKALDASKLKLTPVSYEQDVKSALTKVELKEADAAVVYKTDVKAAGDKVEGVEFPESADAVNDYPIALLEKAPNAKAAQAFIDLVRSSRGQKVLTSAGFLAP from the coding sequence ATAGCTCGTTCCGCGCGCCGGACCCGTCGCACGCTGACCCTCGCCGGCCTCGGCGCCGCCGCACTGCTGACGCTCAGCGCGTGCGGCTCCGCCGAACCGTCCGGAGCGTCGGACGAGGGCAACGCCTCCGCGTCGTCCGGGGGCAAGGTGTCCGGCACCGTGAACGTGTTCGCCGCCGCCTCCCTCAAGGAGAGCTTCACGACGCTCGGCAAGCAGTTCGAGAAGGAGCACCCCGGCACCCACGTCACCTTCAACTTCGGCGGCAGCGACAGCCTCGCCGCGGGCATCAACAGCGGAGCGCCGGCCGACGTGTTCGCCGCCGCCAGCCCCAAGACGATGAAGATCGTCACGGATGCCGAGGGGACCGCGGCCGCCCCCGAGACTTTCGTGCGCAACCAGCTGGAGATCGCCACCCTGCCGGGCAACCCCCACAAGGTGTCCTCCCTCAAGGACCTCACCGGCGACGGCCTGAAGGTCGTCCTGTGCGACAAGGCCGTGCCCTGCGGCGCCGCCGCGCAGAAGGCCCTCGACGCGAGCAAGCTGAAGCTCACCCCCGTCTCCTACGAGCAGGACGTCAAGAGCGCCCTCACCAAGGTCGAGCTCAAGGAGGCCGACGCGGCCGTCGTCTACAAGACCGACGTCAAGGCCGCGGGTGACAAGGTGGAAGGCGTGGAGTTCCCCGAGTCGGCCGACGCCGTCAACGACTACCCGATCGCCCTCCTCGAGAAGGCGCCCAACGCCAAGGCCGCCCAGGCCTTCATCGACCTCGTGCGGTCTTCCCGGGGGCAGAAGGTGCTGACCTCCGCCGGATTCCTCGCACCGTGA
- a CDS encoding GreA/GreB family elongation factor gives MSSQPEPISATGREALERQRADLAAERATVAATLSDPDQVGDMADSADEIQRAEELRRLDARIEEVELRLREGAAEGAPDTAEVGVGSTVTVRFDDGTEQTVEISELPDASTPSLVTSDSPLGLALMGRRPGDTVDYRTPAGPTSARIVSLG, from the coding sequence ATGTCGAGCCAGCCCGAACCGATCAGCGCCACCGGCCGCGAGGCCCTCGAGCGTCAGCGCGCCGATCTCGCCGCCGAGCGCGCGACGGTGGCCGCCACCCTGAGCGATCCCGACCAGGTGGGCGACATGGCCGACTCGGCCGACGAGATCCAGCGCGCCGAGGAGCTGCGGCGCCTCGACGCCCGGATCGAGGAGGTCGAGCTGCGGCTGCGCGAAGGCGCGGCGGAGGGAGCGCCCGACACCGCGGAGGTCGGCGTGGGCAGCACGGTCACCGTGCGCTTCGACGACGGCACCGAGCAGACCGTGGAGATCAGCGAACTGCCCGACGCGTCGACGCCTTCGCTGGTCACGTCCGACAGTCCGCTGGGGCTCGCCCTGATGGGCCGGCGCCCCGGGGACACGGTCGATTACCGCACGCCCGCTGGGCCGACGTCGGCCCGCATCGTCTCGCTCGGCTGA
- a CDS encoding ABC transporter ATP-binding protein, with the protein MTRTEKSPGAAETLALKEETGSEGLDARLVVDRGDFHLDVALSAAPGDVVALLGPNGAGKSTALRALAGLAPLDAGHLRLDGVPLDATPPESRPVGVVFQDYLLFPHLSALDNVAFGPRCQGVSKAEARAQAHAWLDRMGLADHAGAKPRRLSGGQAQRVALARALATRPRLLLLDEPLAALDARTRLDVRAQLRRHLAEFEAVAVLVTHDPLDAMVLADRLVVVEHGRVVQEGTPSAVARRPRTDYIAQLVGLNLYRGQADGHAVRLDEGQEITTTEDLHGPVFVAFPPGAVTLHRERPSGSSARNLWECEVTGMETHADQIRVALTGGLSLAADLTTVAAAELGLHPGATAWATVKATQTHAYPA; encoded by the coding sequence ATGACCCGCACCGAGAAATCCCCCGGCGCCGCCGAGACCCTCGCGCTCAAGGAAGAGACCGGGAGCGAGGGGCTCGACGCCCGGCTCGTCGTCGACCGCGGCGACTTCCACCTCGACGTCGCCCTCAGCGCCGCGCCCGGCGACGTCGTCGCCCTCCTCGGCCCGAACGGCGCCGGCAAGAGCACCGCCCTGCGCGCCCTCGCCGGCCTCGCCCCGCTCGACGCCGGCCACCTCCGGCTCGACGGCGTCCCGCTCGACGCCACCCCGCCCGAGTCCCGCCCCGTCGGCGTCGTCTTCCAGGACTACCTGCTCTTCCCGCACCTCAGCGCGCTCGACAACGTCGCGTTCGGGCCGCGCTGCCAGGGCGTGAGCAAGGCCGAGGCCCGCGCGCAGGCCCACGCCTGGCTCGACCGGATGGGCCTCGCCGACCACGCCGGCGCCAAGCCCCGCCGCCTCTCCGGCGGCCAGGCCCAGCGCGTCGCCCTCGCCCGCGCGCTCGCCACCCGGCCCCGGCTGCTGCTCCTCGACGAACCGCTCGCCGCGCTCGACGCCCGCACCCGGCTCGACGTACGCGCCCAGCTGCGCCGCCACCTCGCCGAGTTCGAGGCCGTCGCCGTGCTCGTCACGCACGACCCGCTCGACGCGATGGTGCTCGCCGACCGGCTCGTCGTCGTCGAGCACGGCCGCGTCGTCCAGGAGGGCACCCCGTCGGCCGTCGCGCGCCGCCCCCGCACCGACTACATCGCCCAGCTCGTCGGCCTCAACCTCTACCGGGGACAGGCGGACGGACACGCGGTCCGGCTCGACGAAGGCCAGGAGATCACCACGACCGAGGATCTGCACGGCCCCGTCTTCGTCGCCTTCCCGCCCGGCGCGGTCACCCTCCACCGCGAACGCCCCAGCGGCTCCAGCGCCCGCAACCTGTGGGAGTGCGAGGTCACCGGCATGGAGACGCACGCCGACCAGATCCGCGTCGCCCTCACCGGCGGCCTGTCCCTGGCCGCCGACCTCACGACGGTGGCCGCGGCGGAACTGGGACTGCACCCCGGGGCGACGGCCTGGGCGACGGTGAAGGCCACACAGACGCATGCGTATCCGGCGTGA
- a CDS encoding response regulator transcription factor, which yields MQQSHELTGHAAPTDPARVLVVDDDPTVAEVVAGYLDRAGFLVERAADGPTALARATARRPDLVVLDLMLPGMDGLEVCRRIRESGPVPVVMLTARGDEDDRILGLEIGADDYVTKPFSPRELVLRVESVLRRARPRTGLRPLRAAGLAVDPAARRATRDGAELALTLREFDLLAFFLRHPGRAFSREDLMREVWGWEFGDLSTVTVHIRRLRGKVEDDPARPRLIQTVWGVGYRFEPDGTPGSQEA from the coding sequence ATGCAGCAGTCACACGAGCTCACGGGCCACGCGGCGCCCACCGACCCGGCGCGGGTCCTGGTCGTCGACGACGATCCGACGGTCGCCGAGGTGGTGGCCGGATACCTGGACCGCGCGGGTTTCCTGGTGGAGCGCGCCGCCGACGGTCCGACGGCGCTGGCCCGGGCCACGGCCCGGCGCCCGGATCTGGTCGTGCTCGATCTGATGCTGCCGGGCATGGACGGCCTGGAGGTCTGCCGGCGGATCCGGGAGAGCGGGCCCGTGCCGGTGGTGATGCTCACGGCGCGCGGTGACGAGGACGACCGCATCCTGGGCCTGGAGATCGGCGCCGACGACTACGTGACCAAGCCGTTCAGCCCGCGCGAACTGGTGCTGCGCGTCGAGTCGGTGCTGCGCCGGGCCCGCCCGCGCACGGGGCTGCGGCCGCTGCGGGCGGCGGGTCTCGCGGTGGATCCGGCGGCCCGCCGCGCCACCCGGGACGGCGCCGAACTGGCCCTGACCCTGCGCGAGTTCGACCTCCTCGCCTTCTTCCTGCGGCATCCGGGGCGGGCGTTCAGCCGGGAGGACCTGATGCGTGAGGTGTGGGGCTGGGAGTTCGGCGACCTGTCGACGGTGACCGTGCACATCCGGCGCCTGCGCGGCAAGGTCGAGGACGATCCGGCCCGCCCGCGCCTCATCCAGACGGTGTGGGGCGTCGGCTACCGCTTCGAGCCGGACGGCACGCCCGGCTCCCAGGAGGCCTGA
- a CDS encoding TOBE domain-containing protein, translated as MSTSIRNQLPGTVAAVTSGAAMATVRIRLDGGQELTSAVTAEAVAELGIAAGSRITALVKSTEVALAIGPVEGLSIRNRLAGTVSAVTLGPAMATVKIAAGSVELTAAVTSDAVTDLALTTGTPVVALMKSTEVSLVTG; from the coding sequence CTGAGCACGAGCATCCGCAACCAGCTGCCCGGCACCGTCGCCGCCGTCACCTCCGGCGCCGCCATGGCCACCGTCCGGATCCGGCTCGACGGCGGGCAGGAGCTGACCTCGGCCGTCACCGCCGAGGCCGTCGCCGAGCTGGGCATCGCCGCCGGCTCCCGGATCACCGCGCTCGTGAAGTCCACCGAGGTCGCCCTCGCCATCGGCCCCGTCGAAGGACTCTCCATCCGCAACCGGCTCGCCGGAACCGTCAGCGCCGTCACCCTGGGACCGGCCATGGCCACCGTCAAGATCGCCGCCGGGTCCGTCGAGCTGACCGCCGCCGTGACCTCCGACGCCGTCACCGACCTCGCCCTCACCACCGGCACGCCCGTCGTCGCCCTGATGAAGTCGACCGAGGTCTCCCTCGTGACCGGATGA
- a CDS encoding NAD-dependent epimerase/dehydratase family protein: protein MRVLVTGGAGFIGSHVVEALAAHGHEPLVYDVRDDPGADVRDPDAVARALTGVDAVCHQAAKVGLGDGVRDAAAYVSRNDLGTAVLLAAMADHGIRHLVLAGSMVVYGEGRYTCPRHGDVRPGPRTVADLDAGRFEPRCPHCAAALEPALIGEDAPADPRNVYATTKLAQEHLAAAWARSTGGTAVSLRYHNVYGPRMPRDTPYAGVASFFRSALARGEAPRVYEDGRQRRDFVHVRDVAAANLAALEADTAPGALTAYNTGSGDPHTVGEMARALAAAHGGPEPVVTGEYRLGDVRHITADSARLRADLGWKPTVDFEAGMRSFARDELRAP, encoded by the coding sequence ATGCGTGTACTGGTCACCGGCGGTGCCGGGTTCATCGGGTCCCATGTCGTCGAGGCGCTCGCCGCGCACGGCCACGAACCGCTCGTGTACGACGTGCGGGACGACCCCGGCGCCGACGTGCGCGACCCCGACGCGGTGGCCCGCGCCCTGACCGGCGTCGACGCCGTCTGCCACCAGGCGGCGAAGGTCGGGCTCGGCGACGGCGTCCGGGACGCGGCCGCGTACGTGTCCCGCAACGACCTCGGCACCGCCGTCCTCCTCGCCGCCATGGCCGACCACGGAATCCGGCACCTCGTCCTCGCCGGGTCGATGGTCGTGTACGGGGAAGGCCGCTACACATGCCCGCGCCACGGCGACGTCCGCCCCGGCCCCCGCACCGTCGCCGACCTCGACGCGGGCCGCTTCGAACCCCGCTGCCCGCACTGCGCCGCCGCCCTCGAACCGGCCCTGATCGGCGAGGACGCCCCCGCCGACCCGCGCAACGTCTACGCCACCACCAAGCTCGCCCAGGAGCACCTCGCCGCCGCCTGGGCCCGCTCCACCGGCGGCACGGCCGTCTCCCTGCGCTACCACAACGTCTACGGCCCCCGGATGCCCCGCGACACCCCGTACGCGGGCGTCGCCTCCTTCTTCCGCTCGGCGCTCGCGCGCGGCGAGGCCCCGCGGGTCTACGAGGACGGCCGGCAGCGCCGCGACTTCGTCCACGTCCGCGATGTCGCCGCCGCCAACCTGGCCGCCCTGGAGGCCGACACCGCCCCGGGCGCCCTGACCGCGTACAACACCGGCAGCGGCGACCCGCACACCGTCGGCGAGATGGCGCGGGCGCTGGCCGCCGCGCACGGTGGCCCTGAGCCCGTCGTCACGGGGGAGTACCGGCTCGGCGACGTCCGCCACATCACCGCCGACTCGGCGCGACTCCGCGCCGACCTGGGCTGGAAGCCGACGGTCGACTTCGAGGCGGGCATGCGCTCCTTCGCCCGGGACGAGCTGCGCGCCCCCTGA
- a CDS encoding TIGR04282 family arsenosugar biosynthesis glycosyltransferase — protein MTTLLVIAKEPRPGRVKTRLTPPFTPEDAAALAEAALCDTLHAVAAAPAERRVLVLDGEPGPWLPAGFDVVPQSGGGLDERLADAFAGCEGPALLVGMDTPQLSPAQLTVDFTDCDAWFGPALDGGFWALGLAAPDPGLLRGVPMSTARTGAVQRERLHAAGLRVRDLPTLRDVDTAADAAAVAALAPDSRFAACLARCTTRARG, from the coding sequence GTGACCACCCTTCTCGTCATCGCCAAGGAACCCCGCCCCGGCCGGGTCAAGACGCGGCTCACGCCGCCGTTCACGCCCGAGGACGCGGCCGCCCTCGCCGAGGCCGCCCTGTGCGACACCCTGCACGCGGTGGCCGCCGCGCCCGCCGAGCGGCGCGTCCTCGTGCTCGACGGGGAACCGGGGCCCTGGCTGCCCGCCGGGTTCGACGTCGTGCCGCAGAGCGGCGGCGGCCTCGACGAACGTCTGGCCGACGCCTTCGCCGGGTGCGAGGGGCCCGCCCTGCTCGTCGGCATGGACACCCCGCAGCTCAGTCCCGCCCAGCTCACCGTCGACTTCACGGACTGCGACGCCTGGTTCGGCCCCGCGCTCGACGGCGGATTCTGGGCCCTCGGCCTCGCCGCCCCCGACCCCGGGCTCCTGCGCGGCGTGCCCATGTCCACGGCCCGTACGGGAGCCGTGCAGCGCGAAAGGCTGCACGCCGCCGGACTCCGCGTCCGCGACCTGCCGACCCTGCGCGACGTCGACACCGCCGCCGACGCCGCCGCGGTGGCCGCCCTCGCCCCCGACAGCCGGTTCGCCGCCTGTCTCGCCCGGTGCACGACGCGGGCCCGCGGATGA
- a CDS encoding glycosyltransferase family 2 protein, whose product MKSVTTPPHPSPSVDVVLPCLDEAEALPWVLERIPPGWRALVVDNGSTDGSADLARSLGATVVPEPVRGFGAACHAGLLAADADIVCFCDCDASLDPGLLVPFVDEVSTGRADLVLGRRRPTRRGAWPPHARAGNLALARLLRRRTGLRLHDLGPLRAARRTELLALDLTDRRSGYPLQMVVRAADAGWRVTEHDVPYRPRSGASKVTGTWRGTWQAVRDMSRVLAETAPPAAEGRSR is encoded by the coding sequence GTGAAATCCGTGACGACCCCACCCCACCCCTCCCCGTCCGTCGACGTGGTCCTGCCCTGCCTGGACGAGGCCGAGGCGCTGCCCTGGGTGCTCGAACGCATCCCGCCCGGCTGGCGCGCCCTCGTCGTCGACAACGGCTCCACCGACGGCTCCGCGGACCTCGCCCGCTCCCTCGGCGCGACCGTCGTGCCCGAACCGGTACGGGGCTTCGGCGCGGCCTGCCACGCCGGGCTGCTCGCCGCCGACGCCGACATCGTCTGCTTCTGCGACTGCGACGCCTCCCTCGACCCCGGGCTGCTCGTGCCGTTCGTCGACGAGGTGAGCACCGGACGCGCCGACCTCGTCCTCGGCCGGCGCCGCCCCACGCGCCGGGGCGCCTGGCCCCCGCACGCCCGCGCCGGCAACCTCGCCCTCGCCCGCCTCCTGCGCCGTCGCACCGGCCTGCGCCTGCACGACCTCGGCCCCCTGCGCGCCGCCCGCCGCACCGAGCTCCTGGCCCTCGACCTCACCGACCGGCGCAGCGGCTACCCGCTCCAGATGGTCGTCCGCGCCGCCGACGCGGGCTGGCGCGTCACGGAGCACGACGTGCCGTACCGCCCCCGCAGCGGCGCCTCCAAGGTGACGGGCACCTGGCGGGGCACGTGGCAGGCGGTCCGCGACATGAGCCGCGTCCTCGCGGAGACGGCACCGCCCGCTGCGGAAGGGCGCTCCCGGTGA
- a CDS encoding LysR family transcriptional regulator: MLFRQLEYLVALARERHFARAAQSCHVSQPALSEAIRKLEDELDVPLVRRGRKYEGLTPEGERIVVWAQRIIADRDALRDEVGALRSGLNGRLRIGSIPTASGAVSLLTGPFCTAHPLVTVDVLTDLQSVDVFRLLQNFEIDAGITYLHKELPEGVQTLPLYEERYVLLTTVAEGLTHRRSATWADASRLPLCLLTGSMQGRRVLDEVFASVGLTPSPRIETDSVGALFAHVRTGQWASVVPQAWLHVFGVPHGMQALPLVDPSAAVPVGLVWSAREPGSVMARALVEVARHEDLATTLDRLPDAR; encoded by the coding sequence GTGCTGTTCCGTCAACTCGAGTACCTGGTCGCGCTCGCCCGTGAGCGCCATTTCGCCCGCGCCGCACAGAGCTGCCACGTCTCCCAGCCGGCGCTGTCCGAGGCGATCCGCAAGCTGGAGGACGAGCTGGACGTGCCGCTGGTGCGGCGCGGCCGCAAGTACGAGGGGCTCACCCCGGAGGGCGAGCGCATCGTCGTGTGGGCGCAGCGCATCATCGCGGACCGGGACGCGCTCCGGGACGAGGTCGGCGCGCTGCGCAGCGGCCTGAACGGGCGGCTGCGGATCGGCTCGATCCCGACGGCCTCCGGCGCGGTGTCCCTGCTGACGGGCCCGTTCTGCACCGCGCACCCGCTCGTCACCGTGGACGTCCTGACGGACCTTCAGTCGGTGGACGTCTTCCGGCTGCTGCAGAACTTCGAGATCGACGCCGGCATCACGTATCTGCACAAGGAACTGCCCGAGGGCGTCCAGACTCTCCCCCTGTACGAGGAGCGGTACGTGCTCCTGACGACGGTGGCCGAAGGCCTGACGCACCGGCGCTCGGCCACCTGGGCCGATGCGAGCCGGTTGCCGCTGTGTCTGCTGACCGGGTCGATGCAGGGCCGCCGGGTCCTCGACGAGGTGTTCGCGTCGGTGGGTCTCACGCCGTCGCCCCGGATCGAGACGGACTCGGTGGGCGCGCTGTTCGCGCACGTCAGGACGGGCCAGTGGGCGAGTGTCGTGCCGCAGGCCTGGCTCCACGTGTTCGGCGTGCCGCACGGGATGCAGGCGCTGCCGCTGGTCGACCCGAGCGCGGCGGTCCCGGTCGGTCTGGTCTGGTCCGCGAGGGAGCCCGGCTCGGTGATGGCGCGCGCCCTGGTCGAGGTGGCGCGGCACGAGGACCTGGCGACGACGCTCGACCGGCTGCCGGACGCCCGCTGA
- a CDS encoding class I SAM-dependent methyltransferase gives MSAPPADAAPWAAADPYTAALRTGTGPLFLRRTDGWLLPLDVERWCARADAVDRDVLDRCEGPVLDVGCGPGRLVAELAARGRTVLGIDVSATAVERTTRLGGPALHRSVFDPLPGEGRWRTVLLMDGNVGIGGDPHALLRRTARLLAPDGLLIAETAPVDVDERAEVEVTDTPVRASGRPFPWARLGTPALLRHAKEAGLRSTAQWEAGGRSFVALRVRTAHTSADAANSAAVISSQRPRNTSAERPVVSA, from the coding sequence ATGAGCGCCCCGCCCGCCGACGCGGCACCCTGGGCCGCGGCCGACCCCTACACCGCCGCGCTGCGCACCGGCACGGGCCCGCTGTTCCTGCGCCGTACCGACGGCTGGCTGCTGCCCCTCGACGTCGAACGCTGGTGCGCCCGCGCCGACGCCGTCGACCGGGACGTCCTGGACCGCTGCGAGGGCCCCGTCCTCGACGTGGGCTGCGGCCCCGGCCGGCTCGTCGCCGAACTCGCCGCGCGCGGCCGCACCGTCCTCGGTATCGACGTGAGCGCCACCGCCGTCGAACGCACGACACGGCTCGGCGGCCCCGCCCTGCACCGCTCCGTTTTCGACCCGCTGCCCGGCGAGGGCCGCTGGCGCACGGTCCTCCTGATGGACGGCAACGTCGGCATCGGCGGCGACCCGCACGCCCTGCTGCGCCGCACGGCCCGACTCCTCGCCCCGGACGGCCTGCTGATCGCCGAGACGGCACCCGTGGACGTGGACGAACGTGCCGAGGTCGAGGTCACCGACACGCCCGTCCGTGCCTCGGGCCGCCCCTTCCCCTGGGCGCGCCTCGGCACCCCCGCCCTGCTGCGTCACGCGAAAGAGGCGGGTCTGCGCTCCACCGCTCAGTGGGAGGCGGGCGGCCGCAGTTTCGTCGCCCTGCGCGTGCGGACCGCCCACACCAGCGCGGACGCCGCGAACAGTGCCGCGGTGATC
- the modB gene encoding molybdate ABC transporter permease subunit, whose amino-acid sequence MTEPRTPGAAADTLTRGGPRRRRRTRTAPLPLLLPALVGLAFLIVPLVALLVRAPWRDLPDQLTSPEVWQALQLSLVCATAATLVSLVLGVPLAWLLARTEFPGRGLVRALVTLPLVLPPVVGGVALLSALGRNGLVGQYLDSWFGVTLPFTTTGVIVAEAFVAMPFLVISVEGTLRAADPRYEEAATTLGASRFTAFRRVTLPLIAPGIAAGSVLAWARALGEFGATITFAGNFPGRTQTMPLAVYLALQSDPAAAIALSLVLLAVSIAVLAGLRDRWMTAS is encoded by the coding sequence GTGACCGAGCCCCGCACGCCCGGCGCCGCGGCCGACACCCTCACCCGGGGCGGCCCGCGGCGCCGCCGTCGTACCCGCACCGCGCCCCTGCCCCTCCTGCTGCCCGCGCTCGTCGGCCTCGCCTTCCTGATCGTGCCGCTCGTCGCCCTCCTCGTCCGGGCACCCTGGCGCGATCTGCCGGACCAGCTCACCAGCCCCGAGGTCTGGCAGGCCCTCCAACTGTCCCTCGTCTGCGCGACCGCCGCGACGCTCGTCAGCCTCGTGCTCGGCGTGCCGCTGGCCTGGCTGCTCGCCCGCACCGAGTTCCCCGGACGCGGCCTCGTCCGGGCCCTCGTCACGCTGCCGCTCGTGCTGCCGCCCGTCGTCGGCGGTGTCGCCCTGCTGTCCGCGCTCGGGCGCAACGGACTCGTCGGGCAGTACCTCGACTCCTGGTTCGGCGTCACCCTGCCCTTCACCACCACCGGCGTGATCGTCGCCGAGGCCTTCGTCGCGATGCCCTTCCTCGTCATCAGCGTCGAGGGCACCCTGCGCGCCGCCGACCCCCGCTACGAAGAAGCCGCCACGACGCTCGGCGCCTCCCGGTTCACCGCGTTCCGGCGCGTCACGCTGCCGCTCATCGCCCCCGGCATCGCCGCCGGATCCGTCCTCGCCTGGGCCCGCGCGCTCGGCGAGTTCGGCGCCACGATCACCTTCGCCGGCAACTTCCCCGGCCGCACCCAGACCATGCCGCTCGCCGTCTACCTCGCCCTGCAGAGCGACCCGGCCGCGGCGATCGCCCTCAGCCTGGTCCTGCTCGCCGTGTCCATCGCGGTCCTCGCGGGCCTGCGCGACCGCTGGATGACCGCCTCATGA
- a CDS encoding TOBE domain-containing protein: protein MQSYTIGQAARLLGVSPDTARRWADAGRVATHRDEAGRRLVDGRDLAAFSVELARSGGSGEDEISSTSVRNAFPGIVTAVKLGDIAAQVEIQAGPHRLVSLLTREAVEELGLEVGMEATARVKSTNVHIDRT, encoded by the coding sequence ATGCAGTCCTACACCATCGGCCAGGCAGCTCGGCTGCTCGGCGTCAGCCCCGACACCGCACGCCGCTGGGCCGACGCCGGCCGCGTCGCCACCCATCGCGACGAGGCCGGACGGCGGCTCGTCGACGGCAGGGATCTCGCCGCGTTCTCCGTGGAACTCGCCAGGAGCGGCGGCTCCGGCGAGGACGAGATCTCCTCCACCTCGGTCCGCAACGCGTTCCCCGGCATCGTCACCGCGGTCAAGCTCGGCGACATCGCCGCCCAGGTCGAGATCCAGGCCGGACCGCACCGGCTCGTCTCCCTGCTCACCCGCGAGGCCGTCGAGGAGCTCGGGCTGGAGGTCGGCATGGAGGCCACGGCCCGGGTCAAGTCGACGAATGTCCATATCGACCGGACCTGA
- a CDS encoding sensor histidine kinase — MRDLLLIALYAFAGAAATGLAGAALLRWTRRRSLTASLAVVAAVGVVAMLAGTLAVAWAMFLSPHDLTVVTTVVAMAAVVSLATALLLGRWVVARSRELAVAARSFGDGGDFAAPDHPATAELEAVSRELAATSARLAASRERERALETSRRELVAWISHDLRTPLAGLRAMSEALEDGVAEDPDRYLRQMRAEVERLNDMVGDLFELSRIHAGALPLAPARMSLYDLVGDALAGADPLAREHGVRLVGDGVEAVPVEVDGKEMSRVLGNLLVNAIRRTPADGTVAVATERSAEGVVLSVTDGCGGIPEDDLDRVFDTGWRGTHARTPPAGAGLGLAIVRGIVEAHRGRATVRNIPGGCCFEVTLPTAS, encoded by the coding sequence ATGCGCGACCTCCTTCTCATCGCGCTGTACGCCTTCGCGGGCGCGGCGGCGACCGGTCTGGCCGGCGCAGCGCTGCTGCGGTGGACCCGGCGCCGGTCGCTGACCGCGTCGCTGGCCGTGGTCGCGGCCGTCGGGGTGGTCGCGATGCTGGCGGGCACGCTGGCCGTGGCGTGGGCGATGTTCCTGTCGCCGCACGACCTCACCGTCGTGACGACGGTGGTGGCGATGGCAGCCGTCGTGTCGCTCGCGACGGCGCTGCTGCTCGGCCGCTGGGTCGTCGCCCGCAGCCGTGAACTGGCCGTCGCCGCCCGCTCGTTCGGCGACGGCGGGGACTTCGCCGCCCCGGACCATCCGGCGACGGCCGAACTGGAGGCGGTGAGCCGGGAGCTGGCGGCGACCAGTGCGCGGCTCGCGGCGTCGCGGGAGCGCGAGCGTGCCCTGGAGACGTCGCGGCGCGAACTGGTGGCGTGGATCTCGCACGATCTGCGCACCCCGCTGGCCGGCCTTCGGGCCATGTCAGAGGCGCTGGAGGACGGCGTCGCGGAGGACCCGGACCGCTATCTGCGGCAGATGCGCGCCGAGGTGGAGCGGCTCAACGACATGGTCGGCGACCTCTTCGAGCTGTCCCGCATCCACGCCGGCGCCCTGCCGCTCGCCCCGGCCCGCATGTCGCTGTACGACCTGGTGGGCGACGCGCTCGCCGGCGCGGATCCGCTCGCTCGGGAGCACGGGGTGCGGCTGGTCGGCGACGGGGTCGAGGCGGTGCCGGTGGAGGTCGACGGCAAGGAGATGAGCCGGGTGCTCGGCAATCTCCTGGTGAACGCGATCCGCCGCACCCCGGCGGACGGCACCGTCGCGGTCGCCACGGAGCGCTCCGCGGAGGGGGTCGTGCTCTCGGTCACGGACGGGTGCGGCGGCATTCCCGAGGACGACCTCGACCGCGTCTTCGACACCGGCTGGCGCGGCACCCACGCCCGGACGCCCCCCGCGGGCGCGGGCCTCGGCCTCGCGATCGTGCGCGGCATCGTGGAGGCCCACCGCGGCCGGGCCACGGTCCGCAACATCCCGGGCGGCTGCTGCTTCGAGGTGACCCTGCCGACGGCGTCGTAG